In the Sorghum bicolor cultivar BTx623 chromosome 4, Sorghum_bicolor_NCBIv3, whole genome shotgun sequence genome, GTACTAACTGACATAATTACAATAATCTTTTTCTGCCAAAATGTAACCATGGAACTAACAAGTTCTAATATAGTCCATTGTTGCCTACTTGCCTGTCTCAGTGAACCAAAACGTGCCCTTTCTGCCAGACACTATCCCCAGTACTGCAATGCAAGATAACTTGTTGCATAATGGAGGTTCTAGTAGTATAGTAAATGGTGCTCCATCCAATGACCAGTTTATCTATGCTGGTAAAGTTGTTCATGGCCTTCCTGGTGGCATGGATGCTTCATCAAGCCTTCTAGCAGCACACAATTCGACTGTTGGGCAGTTTAATGGACACAATGGAGCAACAATAAAGACAGAGTCTGGCTACTCAAGCAACTCAGATTTTGGATTCGGTAATGAGAACGTGTTCCTAGAGCAGTCGGTTGGAGATGTATCAGGTGGATCCTTTAGCAGCTCTGAGTTGAATGGACAACCACTAGGCGATCCAATTTTGGACATGGATTCATCTTCGTATGGTTTCTTGAGCCAGATTCCTCGTAATTTCAGCTTTTCGGATTTGACAGAGGATTTCAGCCACAGCGCAGGTATTTCTATGCAATATGGCTGATTTATATATTTTTGGTTTTTTCCTTTCAACATCGCTGCtactttatatatttatattgtgTAGTGCATACATAAAGCATCTTCTGTCTTTCATGTGCAGAAATATTAGAGAACTATGGTCGATCCCCTTTCATCCCTTCCGAGGCAAATAACTTCCCAGAGTCTACCACTGGAGAACATACAGGTTAACCACTGCCCTTCCCTCAACATTGCTCTTGATGCAGTACTGAAATGCTCAATTTATCTAATTGTTTCCTTGTTATCAACAGAAATAGGAAATAGGCGGTTAGATACAATATCTGAGGGTGTtcattttgaagattttggaagTGAATAATAAACCTTTTATATCACTGCACATGGTAATTTCGTAAACAACTTCATAATTTTTGCAATTACAAAGAGTAGATGTTGTTTGCTTCGATTTGTTTGTTTATTTTCCTGGGCTTGgctttgatttgatttgattgaggTTGTGGGAGGTCATAGCAGTTTCTGTACTCTTCCTAACTTGTTTGGTCGTTTGTTTCTTTATGTGCAGGTTGAGCAGTGGTCCATCTGTACATACTATTTTGGGCAGTAAAATATCTAC is a window encoding:
- the LOC8057537 gene encoding uncharacterized protein LOC8057537 isoform X2, which codes for MPGGEDVRKVSRQDIQLVQNLIERCLQLYMNQKEVVDTLSFQAKIEPSFTELVWQKLEEENRDFFKAYYVRLMLMNQIMAFNKLLEQQYQIMTKDHPSGMPSMPPAAPNGSNSNTLNQNVPFLPDTIPSTAMQDNLLHNGGSSSIVNGAPSNDQFIYAGKVVHGLPGGMDASSSLLAAHNSTVGQFNGHNGATIKTESGYSSNSDFGFGNENVFLEQSVGDVSGGSFSSSELNGQPLGDPILDMDSSSYGFLSQIPRNFSFSDLTEDFSHSAEILENYGRSPFIPSEANNFPESTTGEHTG
- the LOC8057537 gene encoding uncharacterized protein LOC8057537 isoform X1, with translation MPGGEDVRKVSRQDIQLVQNLIERCLQLYMNQKEVVDTLSFQAKIEPSFTELVWQKLEEENRDFFKAYYVRLMLMNQIMAFNKLLEQQYQIMTKDHPSGMPSMPPAAPNGSNSNTLNQNVPFLPDTIPSTAMQDNLLHNGGSSSIVNGAPSNDQFIYAGKVVHGLPGGMDASSSLLAAHNSTVGQFNGHNGATIKTESGYSSNSDFGFGNENVFLEQSVGDVSGGSFSSSELNGQPLGDPILDMDSSSYGFLSQIPRNFSFSDLTEDFSHSAEILENYGRSPFIPSEANNFPESTTGEHTEIGNRRLDTISEGVHFEDFGSE